A genome region from Nitrospira sp. includes the following:
- a CDS encoding YkgJ family cysteine cluster protein — protein MGAKASSPHPMPLFHQAEDWFRRARASLLGQIPCGRGCCDCCTGIFPITRLDALEIRQGLDVLPPPIKQTITARARAQIVTIEERYPTLKSNPSLDEWTDRTVDEMAEQFAHLPCPALDSDGTCGIYSHRPITCRTMGIPNESDGVVHGACALQTAVPIVRLSATLRNEADRLAEYEALSLSVLRHPRSQADDEILLPYGFVHNGDLTP, from the coding sequence ATGGGGGCCAAGGCGTCCTCTCCTCACCCCATGCCCTTGTTTCACCAAGCCGAAGACTGGTTCCGACGTGCACGCGCCTCCCTGCTGGGGCAAATCCCCTGCGGGCGAGGCTGCTGTGACTGTTGCACAGGAATCTTCCCCATTACCCGTCTCGATGCCCTCGAAATTCGGCAGGGCCTCGATGTATTACCACCCCCTATCAAACAGACCATCACCGCGCGTGCCCGTGCGCAGATCGTCACCATCGAAGAGCGCTACCCTACGCTGAAGTCGAACCCCTCCCTCGACGAGTGGACCGACCGCACGGTCGATGAGATGGCCGAACAATTCGCCCACCTTCCTTGCCCAGCCTTGGACTCGGACGGAACCTGCGGCATTTACTCTCACAGACCCATCACGTGCCGCACAATGGGCATTCCCAACGAATCCGATGGTGTCGTCCACGGAGCCTGCGCCCTTCAAACCGCCGTGCCCATTGTCCGCCTTTCAGCCACCCTTCGAAACGAGGCCGATCGCCTCGCCGAATACGAAGCACTCTCGCTGTCTGTCCTGCGCCACCCACGATCTCAGGCCGACGACGAAATCCTCCTGCCCTACGGATTCGTGCACAATGGCGATCTCACTCCCTAG